One region of Primulina tabacum isolate GXHZ01 chromosome 1, ASM2559414v2, whole genome shotgun sequence genomic DNA includes:
- the LOC142543365 gene encoding LOW QUALITY PROTEIN: uncharacterized protein LOC142543365 (The sequence of the model RefSeq protein was modified relative to this genomic sequence to represent the inferred CDS: deleted 1 base in 1 codon) — translation MKRSDRTKLSKLIHRAIRLTYPVFSFVTIGMDGRSVKMQTTMSKHAFFDLSHVSPLVFLYLLKECYAYGKFTVKFRALQKQVHLVLLNNTQAGPATFIACCICIMPLVDSYCDGFSHLVLSALRHFLKSGYCGEDVQKAKLYAAKMFVGFVGGSILIDEGILIKVVQTFFVNLVDIEIAMLNIHMDGNNKKETGKEVVEKYVFRLIEFQSYLTAVDLLIQFAIREPGDSLLLKMMKGQQFIAAEKWAAFLGKPTLCLLVHEYNHQKLMQPAYAVIKKYNLRNEFPELYLQGKESSLKKLAEKGVWEIAEARAKGDGHLLKYLVYLAMEAGYFEKVEELCARYSLEGFSRFKELEVDAFPSRHLQLNELFIKEVILVDEVHGLRYASCYFEECKVVGVDCEWKPNYEKGSSPNKVSIMQIASDKKVYIFDLIKLHEDVPTVLDECLSRVLQSPSILKLGYNFQCDIKQLAHSYGKLTCFKHFDMLLDIQNVFKKSRGGLSGLAEKILGTSLNKTRRNSSWEQRPLSQYQLEYAALDAAVLLHIFQHVGSHTSPEGAPDGHAKIEWKSYIISHVDSSRAPRKNIGFGEGRSFG, via the exons GTTTTTTCTTTTGTAACCATTGGAATGGATGGAAGATCTGTAAAGATGCAAACTACCATGTCAAAGCATGCATTCTTTGATCTCTCTCATGTTTCGCCTTTGGTTTTCTTATATCTTCTTAAAGAATGTTATGCTTATGGTAAATTCA CTGTGAAGTTCCGTGCTTTACAGAAACAAGTGCACCTAGTT CTGCTCAACAATACTCAAGCTGGACCAGCTACTTTTATTGCTTGTTGCATCTGCATAATGCCCTTAGTTGATTCATATTGTGATGGCTTCAGTCATTTGGTACTATCTGCACTTCGCCATTTCCTAAAATCGGGATATTGTGGTGAAGACGTTCAGAAGGCAAAACTTTATGCTGCCAAAATGTTTGTGGGTTTTGTTGGAGGAAGTATTCTAATTGATGAAGGGATTCTAATTAAAGTAGTTCAAACTTTTTTTGTCAATTTAGTAGATATTGAAATTGCTATGCTTAATATTCACATGGACGGAAATAATAAAAAGGAGACGGGAAAAGAAGtggttgagaaatatgttttcaGGTTGATAGAGTTTCAGTCATATTTGACTGCTGTTGATCTGTTGATACAATTCGCTATCCGTGAACCTGGAGACTCGTTGCTACTAAAAATGATGAAAGGTCAACAATTCATAGCAGCGGAAAAGTGGGCCGCATTTTTGGGGAAGCCAACATTGTGCTTACTTGTTCATGAATATAACCACCAGAAGCTCATGCAACCTGCTTATGCTGTTATAAAGAAGTATAATTTGCGTAATGAATTCCCAGAATTATATCTTCAGGGGAAAGAAAG CTCGCTGAAGAAGCTAGCAGAAAAAGGTGTCTGGGAGATAGCAGAGGCTAGAGCAAAGGGTGATGGGCATCTTCTTAAGTATTTG GTTTATTTAGCGATGGAAGCTGGCTATTTTGAAAAGGTTGAAGAGCTTTGTGCGCGCTATTCCCTAGAAGGATTCTCGAGGTTCAAAG aaCTCGAGGTAGATGCTTTCCCAAGCCGTCATTTGCAACTGAACGAATTATTTATTAAGGAAGTGATTTTGGTTGACGAAGTTCATGGTTTGCGCTATGCAAGTTGCTACTTTGAGGAATGTAAAGTTGTTGGTGTTGACTGTGAATGGAAGCCTAATTATGAAAAGGGAAGCAGTCCAAATAAG GTTTCTATCATGCAAATTGCCTCTGACAAAAAGGTTTACATATTTGACCTCATCAAGCTGCATGAAGATGTTCCAACTGTCCTAGATGAGTGCCTTTCCAGAGTATTGCAATCTCCGAGCATTTTAAAACTTG GCTACAATTTCCAGTGCGATATAAAGCAGCTTGCTCATTCTTATGGAAAATTAACTTGtttcaaacactttgatatgcTACTTGATATCCAGAATGTGTTCAAAAAATCACGTGGTGGACTTTCTGGTCTGGCTGAG AAAATATTGGGAACTAGTTTGAATAAAACGAGACGAAATAGCAGCTGGGAGCAGCGGCCTTTAAGCCAGTATCAG CTAGAGTATGCTGCTCTTGATGCTGCTGTTCTCCTCCACATATTTCAGCATGTGGGCAGCCACACCTCGCCAGAAGGTGCCCCTGATGGACACGCCAAGATAGAATGGAAATCATACATT ATTTCGCATGTGGACAGCTCAAGAGCACCTAGAAAGAACATTGGGTTTGGAGAGGGTAGGAGCTTCGGATGA